In the genome of Arachis stenosperma cultivar V10309 chromosome 6, arast.V10309.gnm1.PFL2, whole genome shotgun sequence, the window AGTAAAAGTGGTCAAGTTTAATCAATGTAGCTGATCCGACTAGTGAGAAAGGCTTAGCAGCTTTTGTTATGGTAGTCAAATTGGTCAGGTTTGTACTTAGGTGTTCACTTCAAGGATGAAATTGAAGATGATTATCAACTTCAGGGAGTGGTTTGGCCTTTGATCGTTCACTCATGTTCTTATTACTAAGTGCTTAAAGGCTTGCTTCTAGATTTGTAGTACATCGAATTAGAGTCTCTTCGCAGATTAAGGACTAAAGTTGATGCCTAATATACATTAGACTTTAGAAGATTGACTTGGTGTTTATTTAAACTTTGAAGGATGAGATTGAAGCTCAAAATCTCTAGAGGACTAGTTTGATGCAAAGATAATTGTTGGGAACTAACTTGAGCTGCTTCTTTTTTTCGGTGtgatttttggttttttctttATGTGATTTGAAAGGGAAGAGctggattgtatttttaattaggtGTAAAGGTTTGATCTTTCTGCAGGGTACTATAGAGGGAAGCGTGAACCAGATACGATTATTTTGAGGGGTGTGCCCTCACGATGGTTAGCTGAGCCTAGAGTTTCTTCTAAGCCTTCCATGCTCGTCACACATACCATCTTCTCAACATTTGGCAAGATAAGGTTCTTGCAGGAATTGATTGTTTTTATCTTGTATCTAATTTTCaatgattttatttttcaaggaacaaatatttttaatcatgatTAAGTTGGAGGTGAAGGCTATATTTTTTCCTTCCATGATTTTGTTTCTTTGACCTTTTTAAGCAGTACAATGAACCTTCTTAATTTGCTGTACTTATTGTTAAATGTTGTTATATTCCACCCTATACTGGTACTTATATGAGAATTATCATATTTCACCTTACTATGGGTGTACATAGTTTTCTTGTTCTGTAACTTACATTTAATAGGAATCTTAATGTTGCTGAGGACAATGATCCAGGTAAGGATGCAAATGAAGATAGCGGAGACCTAGTTTCAGGCCTTTACTGTAAGATTGTGGTTCAGTTTGAAAAATATAGAGACTTCCATGATGCATTGAGAGTTCTATGTGGTCGCTCATTGCAAAAGGTATTGGCTTGTTTCTGACTTATGTTTGGTAACTCCACTGTGAAATAAGCATAGTTTCTTACTACACTGCAATTCACATCTTTATTGTCATTTGTCACTATTTCTGTTTTGGATGTCTATAGTAAGGTGATCCGTTCATTTTACTGTCAATGACTGTGGTCAGAAGTGTTATGGCAATTGCTTAATCTGGAAGTATAAAGCCGCCTCACTCTTGCTTCAATTCGTGAATTATACATGATGGATATTGGAAACTTAGATATGTTTATGTGATGAGTGACAGTAGAATTTCTTGTTTATTGACAGAAAGGATCGCGATTAAAGGCTGATTATGAAGTTAGCTGGGATAGAGATGGATTTTTTCGGAACACAAGAAAAGACCAACAGAGTGTCAACAATGGCAGCAGATCATTACAAAAGTGAAGCTCCTAGACGCCATACCCCTTATGCTCGCCACAGCCAGAGAGTGTGTGACCAAGGAGATTCCGGGTTAGATTTTGATATCTCAAATGACTCTTATGATTGTCCCTAGTTTACACtcggattttttttttattggtttaaataTGGACATttaaattgacatatgattaTTGCAATTCAAATAGGTATGCATTTCAGTTGTCTATGTGTTGTTGAGTGTCTTATTAAGCATAGGTATATACTATTAGCAAAGGCAAATGTTAAATCAACGTTTAGATAATTGACATTCTCACATATTTGAACTGAAATAATCACATGTTAATTTCAATATCCAATTGCTATGTAGATTTCACTTATCCAAGTATATACTACTAGTAAAAGTAAAAAGTTAATCCAACATTTACAGAATTGAATTCCACATAATTTTGACTGTCTAAAATTGATCAAAGGTTGCCAATTTTGACTTCCAAGTCCCTTTATGTTATGCGGGAATAAGGAGGACTCATGGATCCAAGCCTAAACTGAGAATTTTCTAGTAAATGATTCCATGCATTTTCTAGCGACTATGACTAAGACCATTTTTGGTCACTAAGGCTCATAGTCTTTTGAGATGTCAGTTGTACTCACACTAATCATAGTTCAACTGTCATAGTTATTATTTGTATATGTTTTTGCCTTTTGGATATTcttgtttttagtttttaaacaCCAAGCAAAGATATGTTATAAAAAGCTAATTTTGACAAGGttcgaactcttgacctttcggatctagaactctaataccatgtcctaaaaccactcatcccaaaagcatAACCTGATAggacaatgtaacactaataatcatatctctaatactttctaaaccttcattgtacacattgtacgcttaGGTCATTGGCTCCCTATACTTTCTCAAATTAAAATGGTGATAGAAATGGATTACGAAACGCGCTGAAGTTGCCTCACAAGTTTTCTTTCTAGTGTAATAATGGATTAAGAAATGTGTTAAAATTTTACAGAGGGGATGTGTTGTTTCGGAAAAAATGAAACCCAGTATAGTCGGAAGATTTTCGGATACATATTTAATTTAGTGAATAATGGTTCCATACTTCCATCCTTTGAAAACGCAAGGCAATCAACTTTAATTTGTGGgagtttaataaaaaaagaaaattttaattagtgGGACAGTGCGAATTGGATGTTTAATCTAAGCACAAGAAGGTAGAGATAGAAATGCTCGGATCAAGATCATCAAGATCTTCTAAAGCGAGGAAGTTAGTAAAGTGATGAGTTgactattcttaaaattaaaataatattaagatATGAGGTACATATTTTATGAAAGTTATAAAATCAATAATGATTAACTTTTCATTTTACTACTTTATTAATTTTCTCACTTTTAgggatttaaattcaaaatgcTCCATCAATAACATATATTAAAGCACCCAAatttaactatatatatatatatatatatatatatatattaaagatTATCCAACAAGATTAATTCCAGTGAAAACATCACTAAAGTTTCAAAAAATGCATGTTTCATTTACTACTTCTAACCTAATCAATGTAACTTTACATATGCCAATGGTTGATTTAAGTGTGTAATAGTAAACAATTTTTACCTAACTTTTCATTCAAAAAGCTAGATGAAATTTTAGACTTTTCCTGTAAAATCATGAATAGCCATACCATAGGATCTGACCTTGGTTCATAATTTGAAGAACCTATTCATTTTCTTTATCAGTTTTTACCATGAAGAGAAAAAAAGTGCcaaaaattttatgaatgtaATTGAACCCCCCGGGGGggccaaagaaaaaaaatctttgaAAAGATGTGTGTCTATTCTTCATGGTAGTAAGTATAAAATAACTTACAACAGCGCTATTCatactttaaatattttttatattgttataaaaatatgattgttattaattaattgtgtatttaattaacaaaatgaAAGGAATACATATTGTTTGTTTATGTTTACCGTAAGGAACTTAGATGCAAATAAACCACACCATGATCATGAACAAGATTAGCTAACATGAAAGGATATTACCACTTAGCTTATATCCTTTTACACTCAAAACAAGTAATAACATGATTGAAATTTGAAGCATTGAATCCTAGCCTCTTTTATATTTTGTCCCTTCCTATTTCCCAGTTTACCCAAGAAGCCGCACGGAATAGGTTTTTTCTGTCATGATTTTCTGGAAAAGTGCTTTATGAAGGATCCTAGCAAGAGGTGGACTGCTAACAAGCTTCTTGATCATCCTTTCTTTTATATCACACTGTTTCATTCATATTATCTTGCAACTTGGCTAtgattatttttcttaattactTTCATTGCAATCTTATTTATGGTTTATGTAGTTAGAGCTATTATGATGGCATTGTAAGATTGAATGGTTTGGTTTATTGTGTCCCCTGTCCAAGGACCTGATGGCTATGCCGTAGAGTTTCTTGGGTCAGGCCGTCTTCTTCTCCTTGATGGCTTTGCCGAAAAAGAGTTAGAGTCGGACGGTGTTAGAAAATAGAAAAGCTGTACAAAGTATTGATACATAATGATTATGTTTCTTAACATTTATAGTTTGTAAGATTTAATAAACTATTTTAATAACAGTAATTTAGTTTGCTATTTGTACTTCGAATGTTATCAGttctttcaattttctttttctttctttcttttataatCTTGCTTTTCAGTATATgatcaaataatttaattagataGAAAAATGTCAACCCGTGTTAGGATCAAATTTACTGGTCAAATTTCTTATTAATTGCACCAATTCGGTATTGATTTCCTCATCCATGAAAATTTAGTTGGTTGATCCATTAAAGGTGCTTGATCAATTCATGGTTGCTGTTGGATGAAACATGTATTAGGTTCAGTGGCAAAAGAACTCGAAGTTTATGCCTATCCGGGTATCCGGGTATCCGGGTATAGCGGTTTATGTATGTTTGGAATCCATTGGAACCCTCTCGCAGTTTACATAGTTTACTAAAAAGTTGTATTTTTAAAAGTTGTATTTTTGGTATCCATTTTGTAAAAGTTGTATTTTGGTAAATTTTAAAACTCAATTGTTTTATTTTGGTAAATTGCCCAATAATTTATTAACTAGAATCCAGATGTTAAGTAGTATTTTCCAATTGATTTTGAACCCATTCATCATAATCTTGAAGCATCTGTAGAAGTAACAGTGGCACGAGTTTGTCCACCAAAGCTTGCATCATTCTGCACTCAACCACACTAATGTATCATAATTCATGAATAAAAGTTGTTGATTGAAACTAGTAGAATAATATATAATGACAAGAGGACAAAACTAACATTTTGTTGTTGGTTTTCAGAGAAAATATTCACTTAATCTGTACAAAAATTTGATGAGTTTTGCATTGAATTAGTAGCAACATTGCCAAACCACTATCATAAGCAAGTATAATTTCCAGGGAGATATATAATCTTGAGAATTATTAATTCACAAGTTCGTCGAAAGTCCAAACTACAGAAGTAACTTCTGTTTGACCTTGATATGTGAAGCTAGCTCTTTCAACAAGGATTAATCTACAATCAATAAATGATAAAAACAAATTCTTGAAAgcaaatgaataaataaatcaaGGTCAGAAAGAAATGAGCAAATTTTGTTGGAAGAAATCAGCAATCTCTACCATTCTATgattgacaaaaataaaaatcgaGTTAATTTGGTTGGAATTGATTTTTGGAACCATCCGAAAGCACGACAGGAGAGTAACATATGGAAAACAACCTAAAAGAGTTAAACCAAGACTATTTGCTAAAAACATTCATAAATTTCCATATGGCGTATGCAATGTTTTGTGGCTAATTTCTTATTTATGGGAAGATAAATTGAGAGATGTTAGatgatttatatttttttaactaaaattattgaccgtttaatatttaaataacgTTTGGGTATACTGAAAATATCTCATATGAAGCAAAGATACATCTCTTTACCAATAAAATTTGGCGCAATGCATATTCACTAAGTTTAACAGTTGCTTCAATACTTTAGTTTACATAAGTGGTACTTGTATTCCAGAGAGAACAAGACGCAAAATCTAACATAAAACTGCATTCCAACAGAATTGATGCATGGCCTCATGCATCTCCTCATACAAGTCACTTTAATTTTACACCTTGCAGTGAGTGtcatatttaaaatttcaaaaataaagctAATACATAATCAACGAAATTATCCTATTGTAGCATGAAGTGTTTGCAGTTTGCCTATGCAATCAGCGTTGCACCTGAGTGCTTGCCAACAAAACGAACTTGGGGTTCACTACTATTCTTGTTCCATGATGTTACCATGTGATATCTCCTTTGCTTCATGGACGCAACATTGGATGTGTTGGACGTTTGCATCCAAATTCCATAGCATAGGTAACTTGTGGTACTCTATCCTTCTTAGGATTTACAATGATACAAGCCCATTAACAACAGCTGCTACTTCCGGCCCAATACAAGAAGCTGAAAGCGATGAGAAAGCAATTGGGCCAGAGAAACTGTTAGCTGAGCAGAGAAAGATTCTCTGGCCCAATTGCTTTCTCATCGCTTTCAGCTTCTTGTATTGGGCCGGAAGTAGCAGTTGTTAATGGGCTTGTATCATACAATCTCTCCATTGACAACTCGATTATCAGGGTGAACAAGCAAAAAGTCGATACCCAGAGCCAGAAGACACACTTGCTCCATGATGTTCCTGTGTGCTCTCTCCTTTGCTTCAAGGATGGAACATCTCAGATGTTTGACCTCTGCCTCCAACGGCTCAATTATCCCCTTTGAGGCTTTGATGTTGTTTTCTCCTTCCTTAACTGAGCCTTCTCCTTATCAGCCTCCTTCAGCTTGTTTTCCAGATTACTAATCTTGGCGGTTAAAGTAACCTTCAATTCCTCTAAGGCAGCTCTCTCGTTTTCCTTTGACTCAAGGCGGATCTCTAATTCCTTAACTCGGCCTTCTAGCACCATCTGAGATTTGGAGGTGATAGGTGGCTCCAAGTTGCGGCACATATCTTGGGCTCGAAAGGGTTTGGAGTACACATTGGACTCCTCAATGTGGGGGATCAGCATACCATTTTCAACTGGCTTCCCTTTGCCATCCAtcattttttgcatttttttcggAGGGGAAAGTCCTAGATCAGCACCCATGTCCACAAATGAAGATTTCTTTGAAGTTGGAGGTGGAAAGACACCGCAGGCACCTGCAATATTCCCAGTCTTGGGTGGAAGGCAGAGTTTGTCCACTGCAACACCTCTTGATGCCATGTTAGCTGCAATAAAGGAGAAAGTAACTCAAGTCAGAaaataaagtatattttattGGCTACATTGTGCATAGTAATCAAAATTTTACGCAGCAGGATAGTGGCCTTGGCAGATGATTAAGATTTAAGAGCATAACACTCTCCTTCAGCAGTCAGCACCAAAGAGGCTGAGTAAAAGAGgacattatatattttattttattttttcttaaagaaaagtaaatattggtaaattgaaacataaatttgtcaatattttatttaactggATTTCACTCcattcttgagtttttcttccTAGATTTCTTTTCCCCCTCTCTTACTAAGATATAGTATTATGGATGTGGTTTAGAAAATTGATATATGCAAAATTGACAAATCACTTGAAAACTGAATTGATTGATAAACAGCTCATCACAGAGAGAACTCACCTGGGCTTGCACAAACATTGGTTCTTTTTCCATCAACTTTCACATTTTCAACACAGTTGGGGAACGCAAAACTTGGGGATGTCACTGGTGATTGTACTCTCTTTGGTCCTCTACCAAATACAAATATTGTCCGATTGAACAACTTGCGGATTGGCTTTCGAACTGGCTGAACTAATCATGTCTTCAACTTTAATGTACAACTCTATACACCGTAGCTCACGACTTGAGACATGGAAATCAAACATCAAGTGAATGTCTTGGTCAGAGGTGAGCCAAATAACCCGACTGTCAGATAATTGGGGACCTATTATACCATGCAACTTATATGCCATATGAGATATCTTCTTTCTTCCAAGTTCACCCATGTTCGCCAATATCAGATTCTTCAACTCAAGTAGAGAATCTTGATGATCAGTAACAACATTCATCAAAAAAGGATTCCAACTTTGAAAGGTTGCACCACCTACAGTGTCTTTTATATATCCATTGGGATGAACAAGTACAAACATGTCTGAACAAGCCATCTGTAACTCAAGATCTTTTCCAACTTTGGATGATTGTGTGTGGCTTGAATGAGGGAATGAGGCCTGCTTCAGATTTTATAGTAATTTGATGAAGTAAATTCTAACCACAAATCCATGGAACTTTTATCCAACCGCCCTAATAGAAGAATGCAATTCGATCATTTCTACTAGTTTTGCacaaaaaagtaatttttttttaattcactaAATAATAATCTATTGAGTTGGTGCACAACTTGTTTTACTAAAATaccttttattatatataatccataaaaaatatatttttttggttattttcaAGACATGAAGCAAGACCCGTAGTTAAGTTATAAACAAATTTCATCTCaaccaatttcaaaatttattatttttaaaaaacgTGCCTATTGATATACTAGTAATAGCATGTCTAATATAGAGATATTTGATTAATATGCAAAAGAGCCTAAGTGTCACTGAGGAAATTCATCGAACATATGGAGAGCATAATACCCAGTTGCAAAACTCGAACCAGGTTGAGCGAAAATCAAAATGGGGAATGACAATAGCAACATGAATGGAGTGAGTAATTGCAACTAACCTGTGTGAGTAATAATGCGAGGAACCGATGGAAACTTTCGAAGAGCTCAAATTCGCTGAAACCACAAAGAAGGAAGAAGCCACAGTGCTACACAAAGCTTCAAACTTAACTTCATAACTAAGAAGGACACAcgctttttctctctctttctctcggATGAAGCTTTAATTTTGTTGGAATTGGAGCTTCATTTCGTTTCATCTTACAACGAAATGAGTTTGGTTTTTTTGGTACAGAGCTGTAAATTGGAGCcatttctttgaatttgtgttgTTTAGCGCGCGCAATAAAAAACAATCAGCACCAAAGCAATAATAAGACCATTTTGTGGGCCTTATTTGGGCCTATGTTCTCATTCCAAAAGCCCATTAGTAAAGAGCTAATAATCCAATATAATattataccaaaaaaaaaacgtagccaatataataatatttttgtatataagAAAAGGATTGACCAAAACAAAGAATGTAAATATGGATTATTGTGAAAATATCAGGATGAATCACGGacaaaaaaatatgtaaatatgTCTAAGGAACACACAATATTGTTGTGGATTGATGTTATGAGGTTCGAGGAATCAATaccaaaaagagaaaagaaaaattcaCATGGAGAGATCAAAAtctgaaaaaattttataagcACTTGAATTCTTCAACTATAATAGTTTTtgtaataactattttttttaatatttttttagctcattatatatttatatttgtgcTTTTAGTGAAAGCGTTACCAATTAAGTGTAAATCGAAAATTAGTTGCtcgtataaaatatatattaaaatataaaatatatattaaaaataaatttaatataaaattaatataaactattaggatataaaatatttttctaatagttttttgtattttttttggttttggtATCTAGTTTTTTGTACTGTTGATTCAAGCAGTTTTaggttttataaattttttatattttatttattttaccacTATAGCTGAGTAAAGGGGACATGGGTATTTACTTTTCCAGAATCTTGATTCTCGTCAAAGATATTGGCCTACTTCTTTCATAGTAACAATGCTTCTAGATAAagtgagaaaaagaaaaagagaaagaggtttttttttttcttttatttgtatCATCAGATCATCACAAAACCAAGAAGATGCACAGGATTTTGTTGTGCTGAAGAATCAATCTTTGATTGTTTATAAGTCCttaaatgaattttttattattattattattgttcatACATTGATCCAATAAATAAAAGTCAGGCCAATAAATCAAAAGGCCCACTAATAAAGTGGTCCCCGAATGGTATGTTGGACCTCTTTAAGGAGGTCGGACTTCCACAAAGAGGTCCAACTCTACTTGACTTAATAAGTAATTGTCTCTGGATATCTCTTCGCTACATCTAGAAGGGAGGTCTTAACAAATTCCTAAAATAAAGAGAACGCTTATCCATCAGAAAAGATGAAACTACTCAAGAAAAGTGGTTATTAACTCTACTGTAAATATACTGGCACCTCTCAGGTATAAATCACGTTCTcatctactaaaaacctgctcaAAGTTCTTGCTAATTTAAGTAtcagagtctcttgcaggtaccacccacACCTCCTCACGAGAAACTCGGACAAGCAACACTTCGGCATCAACAAGTCGAACGCTGCCACACAAAGAGATTTGGACCTCACGTTCAGGTCCAAACCAACGTTTCAGATAACTCTCGAAACattagcgccgttgccggaaACCTGGAGTACACTACCTGACCAATGGTGGATCATGAACGCGAAGACGACCATATAGCATCTGAATCTAAGCAAGAAGTTCAACCACAAGACCCTTCACTCGTGCTTCCTCCTCCACCACAACACCAAGGGCCTCACGGGAAAGGAACCTCGGGACAACACCGAGTTCCTCACGGAGAAGGGATTCTGGAAAGTAATGAACATTTAGAGTGGATGACTTCTATAGTCAACTACCTAAAATTTGACGTACTCcccaaaaataaaaaggagGCCAAAAGACTTGTGAAAGAAGCACAAAATTATACATTAGTCCACAATATcctatacaaaagaggaatTTCAACATCCCTCTTAAAGTGCGTCCCAACCTCCATCACAAAGGAGGTCTTATAGGACATACATAGTAGTAATATGcgaaaagtaaaagtaaaataattacCAATTGAATCATTTTACACAgttttttaagaaattaatttttattgtctaataaaatgaaatattttttataaatcacAATCATCTAATTTTGTCTGTTTCTCAAATATTAAGatcctctaaaataaaaaaaattagtaaaatgatAAAATGAATTAATCACtcttaaattaaaatagtaagaTACACATTTTATGAAGTTACAAAATCAATGATAATTAACCAGAAACACTACTGTAAAGATTTGTTTTCTACAGATTAAATTTTTGTGGTTAAAAATAACTACATGTGTATATCAACAGTGGTACTagtattattaaataataatttgtatGATTTAAAATGAATATCTGTATTCTCTATATGAATTTATATCTGTATGCTATAATTGACCTAATTAATCCCTAATTTTATTGCTTTattaactttctcattttaaaagatctaaatttattttttaatgactatttatataaaaaataattatttttactggTGATATGAAAATCAAatcctttttaaaaaatactaaagaaagaaataaatgcCTACAATGTTTTTTAATCTTATAAAACAACCAATTCTTACTTAGTAATTAGCAAAATGTCTTggaaagataaataataaatcaTTCCCCAATTaccccaataaaaattgaagtgAACAGCAAATATGGAGATTACAAATTAGTGTTATAaacaattcaaaaattcaaataacTCAAACATGGGAAGAGAGCTTGTGCgtactaaaaaaaaatacaaaataatttatattcgTAGCTAACTacaaaaataacattgattTATGTAGGTTAGCACACAAATCAGACACTTGTCTGGCGCTAAAGGTTTATGGCagattaattaaattattgataGGGACTACTAAGGAAAATTTACAGAAAAGATGGTGTAGTTTGAAAGCATGTTTTAGCGAGAAAAAGTTAAATGTGACTTCTAACATATGACACTTgcaaacaattgaaaaagcattGTATAGCAATGTGGTTTCAAATAATATAAAGTGGTAAAATTTGGATACAAGACATAAATATACTCATTAACTGCAAATGGTATAGGTTAACACTAATATGTGATAATAGTAATATATCAAAACTAAAAACATCACTTATGAAATTGGAATCTAAGAAAATGAGTGAGTGGAGAAAAtcaaaaggggaaaaaatggGAAAGCTCAACATATCATTCCAATCTCAATTTAAACAACGTCACTAGCGCAGGACTTTATATTGTGACCTTTAAGGTATTAAGGCTAAATACACTGCTAAAGTTGTTTAACCTATGCTTATAATTGATTACTGTGATTATTTGTTATCAGAATATAATTTCACACAGTTTTTCACTGTCAATTAACTTAGGTCAATAGTGAATGAAAACGCTTAGTGCTGAGTGTGTGAGTGTATATTATACATGAATATTGTGATGTTATATAAAGTTGGAGGCTGTGATGTTATATAAGGTTGGAAGCTATCAAACCTATTCTAAAAAATCTGAGCTCTTTCAACATGTGCAAATTATTTTGGTATTGTTTTGTATCAATGAGACATAATTATTcatatgtttttatttaatattttaaatcttttaggttaaataattttataattaaaaaaaactattacATGAGAGACGTATTATATATAATCATTTATGTatgtctaatttatttttttgggttAAATGATTTTACAAcaatactaataaaaattattaaatagttgaaaaaaataaaaaagagttcaataaatacatttttttatttggaaaaaaatatattttttatttatttctgaaAATATAATGACAATTTCAAGAAGGTTGATCACTTTATAGGTAACTTAATAAAATTGTATAccatataaaatttaattaatgttaaaataatgcTTAAAAAGATCACAaatgaagtaaataatttttttatataatcatacataataataaaactatataaatattgttattgaaaaatttaaataaataaattaaacaatgatcaaacaatattattttattatttactatTAGAAGTCAAACTAGTTGATTTTGGGTGGACCTTAATCCAATTAGATGTTCAATAATCAATATACATAAAATCAGACCAAAATTTAAGTCCTTTTAAGTGTTGTTTTTTAATGTAGTTATGATTCAAATAAGATGTTAAAAAGATAGGACAAAATTTTTTAGAGATTATTAACAACACATGAATataaacaactaaaaataatatacaCTTTTATGTTGATAATGCATTGAAATTATGCAAAAtgcaga includes:
- the LOC130934912 gene encoding LOW QUALITY PROTEIN: uncharacterized protein LOC130934912 (The sequence of the model RefSeq protein was modified relative to this genomic sequence to represent the inferred CDS: inserted 1 base in 1 codon), producing the protein INLISNDQQPQHSLAIPEDDLGVKRVRDLKKRKRKEPVASGTLRIWNPEFVEEEDEEGEVXVEKRVWEWRKRLVEKMNGIELNLEGVKFKLDVAVPVSDDFEAMKKDWEQFFALDTRGLGKREPDTIILRGVPSRWLAEPRVSSKPSMLVTHTIFSTFGKIRNLNVAEDNDPGKDANEDSGDLVSGLYCKIVVQFEKYRDFHDALRVLCGRSLQKKGSRLKADYEVSWDRDGFFRNTRKDQQSVNNGSRSLQK
- the LOC130936603 gene encoding uncharacterized protein LOC130936603 gives rise to the protein MASRGVAVDKLCLPPKTGNIAGACGVFPPPTSKKSSFVDMGADLGLSPPKKMQKMMDGKGKPVENGMLIPHIEESNVYSKPFRAQDMCRNLEPPITSKSQMVLEGRVKELEIRLESKENERAALEELKVTLTAKISNLENKLKEADKEKAQLRKEKTTSKPQRG